In Cryptococcus gattii WM276 chromosome A, complete sequence, one genomic interval encodes:
- a CDS encoding Type 2C Protein Phosphatase, putative (Similar to TIGR gene model, INSD accession AAW40952.1), producing MLSRQPSRLAASLRTATRSPLLHPHPRPYSSSSSSSSSSSSVNVKTAFVSVALLTSAYVLYQYESSSASGSVSVPFLGHKSTFKVNIRTGRGGVQTYEFPLKPADQVERELREHESSRKVGRKGNPVVRWDSNWVGSNEPCEDRSAVDLVPRQDVAGGKGEGVVGFWKGWYKGDSIPSALAQQDDGGGEEYEGKRDWMLFSIMDGHAGDATSSLLAKTLHPTLSMALASLQAGNPPRHDGSGWERWVGYLSYLSPWYWAGLGNDVWTPENVSKTMQNAFVQLDDHICQTPIKLLPTLSSSSTRQTLVALAQPAAAGACAISTLVDSENNGIYVAVTGDCRAVAGWEGKDGVWRCDVLSEDQMGDNPREVERMRKEHPVSERDTVIRNGRVQGGLQPTRAFGDAVYKWTNAQAAQIAEAFQAEGEKPRSGRPWNYTPPYVTARPEVTYRKLDAQTGEKLRFIVLATDGLWDRITSEESTLLVASYLAHPLHKPLPKSALPKRFPLAAPAPTRPYPAQDLPAPTGEAASDTWVYEGDGNAATHLIRNSLAGGDVKTRGELMSLSGKVSRWMRDDITVTVVFFGDDYIANR from the exons ATGCTGTCACGACAACCCTCTCGCCTCGCCGCTTCCCTCAGGACAGCCACCCGCTCCCCGCTGCTGCACCCGCATCCCCGGCCTTACAGCTCGTCGTCctcgtcgtcgtcgtcgtcgtccAGCGTCAACGTCAAGACGGCATTTGTGTCTGTCGCATTACTAACCTCTGCCTATGTACTTTACCAATACGAATCCAGCTCTGCCTCCGGCTCTGTCTCGGTCCCCTTCTTGGGGCACAAATCGACGTTCAAAGTAAATATCCGGACTGGCCGCGGCGGTGTGCAGACGTACGAATTCCCACTCAAACCGGCCGACCAAGTCGAGCGCGAACTGCGCGAACATGAATCGTCGCGAAAAGTagggaggaaggggaatCCGGTGGTGCGGTGGGATAGTAATTGGGTAGGGTCGAATGAGCCGTGTGAAGATCGGTCGGCGGTGGATCTTGTCCCGAGGCAAGATGTCGCCGGGGGCAAGGGTGAAGGGGTGGTAGGGTTTTGGAAGGGGTGGTACAAGGGAGACTCGATACCCTCGGCACTTGCTCAACAAGACGACGGAGGAGGGGAGGAGTACGAAGGGAAACGGGATTGGATGTTGTTTTCAATCATGGACGGTCATGCTGGCGATGCGACGTCTAGCCTCTTGGCGAAAACGCTTCACCCGACGTTGAGTATGGCGCTTGCGAGTCTTCAAGCCGGGAATCCGCCTCGTCACGACGGATCGGGATGGGAACGGTGGGTGGGTTACTTGAGTTACTTGAGTCCGTGGTATTGGGCGGGGCTAGGTAACGATGTGTGGACGCCGGAGAATGTGTCAAAGACTATGCAAAATGC ATTTGTGCAATTGGATGATCATATTTGCCAAACGCCCATCAAACTTTTACCTACCCTCTCATCCTCGTCGACTCGTCAAACGCTGGTAGCACTTGCTCAACCAGCGGCTGCTGGCGCATGTGCGATCAGCACACTTGTCGATTCGGAGAATAATGGGATCTACGTAGCAGTGACGGGGGACTGTCGTGCAGTTGCAGGGtgggaagggaaagatggGGTATGGCGATGCGATGTGTTGAGTGAGGACCAAATGGGCGACAATCCTCGTGAGGTTGAGAG GATGAGGAAAGAGCATCCAGTGTCAGAGAGGGATACAGTCATTCGGAACGGGCGTGTCCAAGGAGGTCTTCAGCCAACGCGAGCGTTTGGTGATGCCGTTTACAAATGGACAAATGCCCAGGCTGCGCA GATTGCAGAGGCATTCCAGGCAGAAGGCGAAAAACCTCGTTCGGGCCGACCTTGGAACTATACGCCTCCCTATGTGACTGCCCGGCCTGAAGTGACGTATCGTAAACTCGACGCGCAGACTGGCGAGAAGCTCCGATTCATCGTGCTTGCCACCGACGGAT TATGGGACAGGATAACGTCTGAAGAATCGACGCTCCTTGTGGCTTCGTACCTGGCGCACCCTTTGCACAAACCGCTTCCCAAATCGGCGCTCCCGAAGCGTTTCCCACTGGCGGCGCCAGCGCCTACACGTCCGTACCCGGCACAAGACCTTCCCGCACCGACAGGCGAGGCGGCAAGCGATACGTGGGTGTACGAGGGAGACGGGAATGCAGCGACGCATTTGATCAGGAATAGTCTGGCGGGCGGGGATGTGAAGACAAGAGGCGAGTTGATGAGTCTGAGCGGCAAGGTGTCGCGGTGGATGAGGGACGATATCACTGTCAC CGTGGTGTTCTTTGGCGACGACTATATAGCTAATAGATAG
- a CDS encoding uncharacterized protein (Similar to TIGR gene model, INSD accession AAW40954.1), producing MGILAVLSFTQGLATFSQVLLGLPAALSLLGPSSFLLLSLLFTLHHLLYSTLRLCLKNTSLAPLVSIVAVLSPAISAALALLTLYFYLAPPQPGASLAHCLVNILPFAYAQILRWVSPLFTLLEGISTLLVIQVAGRVGKGWADEEDKDDGLEWRSVVALVAAALVYCAGLAGIIKTFPSLPFPAFLLGAALTAVLFLSLIGFSLKRTNVLETSLVFVYVVYSAWLSGVEAEMPSTTAVSGSSSFPSPSPLRKSHSLPPIVDRSIHSLLSYALHSAVPSFITVSETLPPHLILSLIYRVTVLHLAAKIVPVLRRASMGWDDRDERQGFWDGRTLGDEPPNMRITTVFLSYRRAILIAVYTHLLLLDGGSQTWWRWVNIALLLSVWSLELLLDAEGDDTDSVTRWKVD from the exons ATGGGCATACTCGCTGTGCTTTCATTCACACAGGGCCTGGCGACCTTTTCCCAAGTCCTCCTCGGCCTGCCTGCTGCGCTCTCGCTGCTCGGCCCGTCGTCGTTTCTGCTGCTCTCGCTCCTGTTCACGCTGCACCACCTCCTCTACTCCACACTCCGCCTCTGCCTCAAGAACACTTCACTCGCACCGCTCGTATCCATCGTCGCCGTCCTCTCCCCAGCCATCTCCGCAGCACTCGCCCTCCTCACACTCTACTTTTACCTCGCACCCCCCCAACCGGGCGCCTCGCTCGCCCACTGCCTCGTCAACATCCTCCCCTTTGCCTACGCCCAGATCCTCAGGTGGGTCAGCCCCCTCTTCACGCTCCTCGAGGGCATAAGCACACTCCTCGTCATCCAGGTCGCTGGCCGTGTAGGCAAAGGGTGGGCAGACGAGGAGGACAAGGACGACGGTTTGGAATGGAGGAGCGTCGTTGCACTCGTCGCAGCTGCACTTGTCTACTGCGCCGGTCTCGCCGGTATCATCAAG ACATTCCCGAGCTTGCCATTCCCTGCCTTCCTCCTCGGCGCCGCACTCACCGCCgtcctctttctctccctcATCGGCTTCTCCCTCAAGCGCACAAACGTCCTCGAAACAAGTCTTGTCTTTGTCTACGTCGTCTACTCTGCCTGGCTTTCCGGCGTGGAAGCCGAAATGCCTTCCACCACCGCAGTCAGCGGctcatcctccttcccaTCCCCGTCGCCCCTCCGCAAATCCCACTCACTCCCACCAATCGTCGACCGCTCCATCCactctctcctctcctACGCCCTACACTCCGCCGTTCCCTCCTTCATCACCGTCTCCGAAACACTCCCGCCGCACCTTATCCTATCCCTCATATACCGCGTCACCGTCCTGCACCTCGCTGCGAAGATCGTGCCGGTCCTGAGGAGAGCCAGTATGGGCTGGGACGATCGAGATGAGCGCCAAGGTTTCTGGGACGGCCGGACGCTCGGCGATGAACCTCCT AATATGAGAATCACAACCGTCTTCTTGTCATACCGCCGAGCCATCCTCATCGCTGTCTACACCCACCTCTTAC TGCTAGATGGCGGTTCACAGACATGGTGGCGATGGGTCAATatcgctcttcttctctctgTATGGAGTCTGGAGCTGTTACTGGATGCAGAAGGAGATGATACAGATAGCGTCACAAGATGGAAAGTTGATTAA
- a CDS encoding tRNA dihydrouridine synthase, putative (Similar to TIGR gene model, INSD accession AAW40956.1), with the protein MSSTAAVQVINSEGLQSVGKDLPTPTQKQFPTFAAPGKPKHEKLGGYDFYRSIGSPKFVVAPMVDQSELAWRLLSRSPLPPALAGPSETVKTPQGKTYIRHPGGAHVCYTPMIHAKVFVDAKGEGGRNGDGQFCLSLDEEGGEGTIGGVEGGDRPLIVQFCANDPDILLAAAKKVEHRCDAVDINFGCPQGIAKRGHYGSFLQDEWELIHKLISTLHENLSVPVTAKFRIFADLDKTIAYARMMEAAGAQILTCHGRTREMKGQNTGLADWEYIREVKNAVKVPVFANGNILYREDVDRCMEVTGCDGVMTAEGNLSNPAIFMPPDHPYAHPPITLLAHRYLDIVEALETPTAGSAIKAHLFRLLKPVLDTDEELRVQIATCRWSEGMHGFREIIRDIERRCVPVREAVGGADWKPPAIDPKTGYRSLPMFAAQPQIRAKPVSTEIGGHEDMVSRPASPGQDGKEDGQDRERMFDVPNITTAPASSVPGTILFSRSHRHTGLAQTERCVHSDCTGVAATRCPTRACVTHCRVLRAVEAGYTREEAEAESAKGGLVGMGCDAHEEKVRARKEREARKRKGREMAKEKAKVRKKEEKAKAREEREKSKEKVETTEEEASFAAGLA; encoded by the exons ATGTCTTCAACTGCTGCTGTTCAAGTCATCAACAGCGAGGGGCTGCAGAGTGTGGGGAAAGACTTGCCGACGCCGACACAAAAACAATTTCCTACTTTCGCAGCCCCAGGAAAACCAAAGCATGAAAAATTGGGCGGATATGATTTCTACAGATCTATTGGTAGTCCGAAATTCGTGGTGGCTCCTATGGTTGATCAAAGCGAGCTT GCCTGGCGTCTTCTCTCACGgtctcctcttccccccGCTCTTGCAGGTCCCTCTGAGACAGTAAAAACCCCACAAGGCAAGACGTATATCCGCCATCCAGGTGGCGCCCATGTCTGCTATACGCCAATGATTCACGCCAAGGTATTCGTGGATGCCAAAGGAGAGGGTGGACGTAATGGAGATGGTCAGTTTTGTCTGAGTctggatgaagaaggtgggGAGGGCACTATTGGCGGGGTGGAAGGGGGTGACAGGCCTCTCATTGTGCAGTTTTGTGCGAATGATCCTGATATTTTGCTGGCGGCTGCGAAGAAGGTGGAGCATAGGTGTGATGCGGTGGATATCAACTT TGGATGTCCCCAGGGCATTGCCAAACGAGGTCATTATGGCTCTTTCCTCCAAGACGAATGGGAGCTTATACATAAACTCA TTTCTACACTTCACGAGAACCTCTCTGTCCCTGTGACTGCCAAATTCCGCATCTTCGCCGACCTCGACAAGACTATCGCATACGCTCGTATGATGGAAGCCGCGGGCGCTCAAATCCTCACCTGTCACGGCCGTACGCGAGAGATGAAGGGCCAGAACACTGGTCTCGCCGATTGGGAATACATCCGCGAGGTGAAAAACGCCGTCAAGGTGCCAGTGTTTGCGAATGGAAATATACTGTACAGGGAAGATGTGGACCGGTGTATGGAGGTGACGGGTTGTGATGGGGTGATGACTGCAGAAGGCAACTTGTCGAATCCTGCCATCTTTATGCCACCCGACCACCCGTACGCCCATCCACCGATAACGCTTCTCGCCCACCGGTACCTCGACATTGTGGAAGCGCTTGAGACGCCTACGGCAGGAAGCGCTATCAAAGCCCATCTTTTCCGACTTCTCAAACCTGTGCTCGACACGGATGAGGAACTACGCGTACAGATTGCGACATGTCGATGGTCTGAGGGTATGCACGGTTTCCGTGAGATTATTCGAGATATCGAAAGGCGATGTGTACCTGTTCGTGAAGCTGTCGGCGGGGCCGATTGGAAACCACCGGCGATTGATCCCAAGACGGGTTATCGATCCCTCCCCATGTTTGCGGCTCAGCCGCAAATACGTGCGAAACCCGTTTCGACCGAGATTGGAGGTCATGAAGATATGGTATCGCGTCCCGCATCCCCTGGTcaagatggaaaagaagacGGCCAAGACCGAGAGCGAATGTTTGATGTACCGAATATCACGACTGCGCCGGCATCTTCTGTGCCCGGCACGATTCTCTTTTCTCGATCACACCGCCATACCGGTTTAGCCCAGACGGAACGGTGTGTGCACTCGGATTGTACGGGTGTGGCGGCGACACGATGTCCTACGCGGGCATGTGTTACGCATTGCAGGGTACTGCGTGCGGTGGAGGCGGGGTATACGAGggaagaggcagaggcGGAGAGTGCAAAGGGCGGGCTGGTGGGGATGGGCTGTGATGCCCATGAGGAGAAAGTGAGGGCTAgaaaggagagggaagCGAGGAAGCGCAAGGGGAGAGAGATGGCAAAGGAAAAGGCAAaggtgaggaagaaggaggagaaggccaaggcaagggaggagagagagaagagcaAGGAAAAGGTGGAGACGAcagaggaggaggcatCGTTCGCAGCTGGGTTGGCATAG
- a CDS encoding mitochondrion protein, putative (Similar to TIGR gene model, INSD accession AAW41348.1), with amino-acid sequence MIPIRHKSCSLASLAGRALPRTACRAPQQYRSSSSPATPPADQEEHQPKPLTGSARLFADAEVEEKVTSNASDRDHLRLTQGPVWTGDESTADAVLRMLVDAHKPMRNEGGVKYNAADEKIKGWMKGLQLEPRLGPGSSLPPEEAQQIGLERAEKESPHRTKIPPHLHRPWHATYTGDSQAAETPNVKYGAFISKRADGESLTNLLELQLPPNADGKTRAKVKAARQSTKFVGRLDKAREGALDYKLGLGVDDTHIVETGDEGEEGQTFKGNRQIKGSSVLGAQRGRASGMKAWAGLVVKLTFANFREQEVRIVTVYLRYMLMAATEAGFFNNASGKGKPIVADPEERNPHIERGELFMNRIIKRQGALPPWIELQNLLDSNLRSFHSTLFTTYKTQLVRNVISTNALQPLPPLHAIPDRDEAWEAREFKFHQENVKQINDLVRRMNAQAPSPVRRNLITLEGELSKIRGEVLKNEVWEEIKKRAEESINMPYQRERPGLAPFIFDGEGWTKLKNITRRSFGTRAVSGTAPSINTDVGALEGSSKAYSGGPKGNHSSGRGNHSGSDPRPLRLVIVAGVGVGVIIYLRRRPVKNDSADLIPVHRPLQSIPPPQPDIVASSPSEPPLTFTRIINIYIFEPIGTFFRFFYLACLFAPVIFLTPMLLVGKPGKRHRSLIGRPISEEDQSWGAIWWYGFLVKQMERAGPSFIKLGQWAASRADLFPAALCEKMSKLHSNGKPHSLGYTKKVMEAAFGMSFDDIFEEFDDEPIGCGAIAQVYKAKLTPKILADTKLDGLPRSADSDTASVAIKVIHPRVSKTIRRDIAIMSIFANIINAFPGMQWFSLPEEVQVFGEMMNSQLDLRVEASNLDKFLHNFDKRGRRVTFPTPIRLSDGKKELEEEMKEVLEMLLIDNWTHGDLHPGNIMVRFYKPTTTDYLSPLLHAFGKDPTPSTDESVASHDSLVHTLAAVSKDSEKWLNKLDELHQEGYEPQLIFIDAGLVTSLDKKNRRNFLDLFQAVAEFDGYKAGKLMIERCRTPDFAIDEETFALKMQHIVLSVKSKTFSLAKIKISDILTDVLKAVRQHHVKMEGDFVNTVISILLLEGIGRQLDPDMDLFKSALPILRQLGKQMGTREAIQATPTGNILAMIKLWVWVEARQVAGEVSTLDEWIKYDRLTPSI; translated from the exons ATGATTCCCATCCGCCACAAGTCATGCTCGCTGGCGTCTCTGGCCGGGCGTGCTCTGCCTAGAACCGCATGCCGAGCTCCACAGCAGTATCGATCTTCCAGCTCCCCCGCGACTCCGCCTGCCGACCAAGAAGAGCATCAACCTAAACCTCTCACAGGCAGCGCCAGGCTGTTCGCCGATGCCGAGGTTGAGGAAAAGGTCACATCGAATGCTTCCGATCGTGATCACTTGCGACTGACTCAAGGCCCAGTTTGGACTGGAGATGAGTCTACTGCAGATGCTGTACTGCGAATGTTGGTCGACGCTCATAAACCAATGAGGAATGAAGGGGGAGTTAAGTACAATGCAGCTGATGAGAAGATAAAGGGGTGGATGAAGGGGCTCCAACTGGAACCTAGATTAGGTCCTGGATCTTCTTTGCCACCTGAAGAAGCTCAACAGATTGGACTAGAGAGGGCGGAAAAGGAGAGCCCTCATAGGACGAAAATACCCCCTCACTTACATCGGCCTTGGCACGCTACCTACACAGGAGATTCCCAAGCTGCTGAGACGCCAAATGTCAAATATGGAGCATTTATTAGTAAGCGGGCCGACGGAGAATCTCTTACCAACTTACTTGAACTTCAATTACCCCCGAATGCAGATGGCAAGACCCGTGCAAAAGTGAAAGCTGCTCGTCAATCGACAAAATTTGTCGGTAGATTAGACAAAGCACGTGAAGGGGCATTGGATTATAAACTGGGTCTGGGAGTGGACGACACACATATCGTAGAGACGGGAGATgaaggggaggaaggaCAAACGTTCAAGGGAAATCGACAAATAAAGGGTAGCAGTGTTTTGGGAGCTCAAAGAGGAAGGGCCAGCGGTATGAAGGCTTGGGCAGGTCTG GTAGTCAAACTGACATTCGCGAATTTCAGAGAGCAAGAGGTTCGCATAGTCACGGTGTACTTGAGGTATATGCTAATGGCTGCAACAGAGGCAGGGTTTTTCAACAATGCGAGCGGAAAAGGCAAACCAATTGTTGCTGATCCCGAGGAAAGAAATCCTCACATCG AGCGAGGCGAGCTTTTTATGAATCGCATCATTAAGCGCCAAGGCGCTCTTCCACCGTGGATTGAGCTGCAGAACCTTCTCGACTCTAATCTCCGCTCGTTTCACTCCACCCTTTTTACTACTTACAAGACCCAGCTTGTCCGCAACGTCATCTCTACAAACGCCCTTCAACCTTTGCCTCCTCTGCATGCGATTCCTGATCGCGATGAAGCTTGGGAAGCCAGAGAATTCAAATTTCATCAAGAAAATGTAAAACAAATTAATGATCTCGTCCGTCGGATGAATGCCCAAGCTCCATCACCTGTGCGAAGGAATCTTATCACTCTCGAGGGAGAGTTGAGCAAGATTAGGGGGGAGGTGTTGAAGAATGAGGTTTGGGAAGAGATCAAAAAGCGAGCCGAAGAAAGTATCAATATGCCGTATCAACGGGAAAGACCTGGACTAGCGCCATTTATTTTTGATGGAGAGGGTTGGACAAAGTTAAAAAATATCACGAGGCGCTCATTTGGGACGAGGGCTGTATCTGGGACCGCGCCATCGATTAACACCGATGTGGGTGCTCTTGAGGGATCTTCAAAGGCATACTCTGGTGGTCCAAAGGGAAATCATTCGTCTGGGCGGGGCAATCATAGCGGAAGTGATCCTCGCCCGCTTAGACTGGTGATCGTGGCCGGTGTAGGTGTCGGTGTCATAATCTATCTCCGTCGCCGACCTGTTAAAAATGACTCTGCCGACCTTATTCCTGTTCACCGCCCTCTCCAGTCGATTCCACCTCCTCAACCTGACATCGTCgcctcttctccttcgGAACCACCGCTTACTTTCACTCGTATCATCAATATCTATATCTTTGAGCCCATTGGGACTTTCTTCCGGTTCTTTTATCTAGCCTGTCTCTTTGCCCCCGTGATCTTCTTAACTCCGATGCTTCTAGTAGGGAAACCGGGAAAGCGACATCGCAGTCTTATTGGGCGACCAATAAGCGAAGAGGACCAGAGTTGGGGGGCTATCTGGTGGTACGGATTCCTCGTCAAGCAAATGGAACGCGCGGGGCCCTCTTTcatcaaacttggtcaATGGGCGGCTTCACGAGCTGATTTATTCCCTGCAGCGCTATGCGAGAAAATGTCCAAACTGCATTCAAATGGCAAGCCGCATTCTCTAGGGTATACCAAAAAGGTTATGGAGGCTGCGTTTGGTATGAGCTTTGATGATATATTCGAGGAGTTTGATGACGAACCAATTGGATGTGGTGCCATCGCTCAA GTGTATAAAGCGAAACTTACGCCGAAAATTCTGGCTGACACCAAATTGGATGGATTACCCAGATCTGCTGACTCAGACACAGCCAGTGTCGCCATCAAAGTTATTCATCCCCGCGTCTCCAAGACAATTCGCCGAGACATTGCGATCATGTCCATTTTTGCCAACATTATCAACGCTTTCCCCGGTATGCAGTGGTTCTCTCTCCCTGAAGAAGTTCAGGTATTTGGGGAGATGATGAATTCCCAACTTGATTTGAGAGTTGAGGCTTCCAACTTGGACAAATTCTTGCATAACTTTGATaagagagggagaagagttACGTTTCCTACCCCAATCAGGCTGAGCGACGGAAAGAAAGAActggaggaagagatgaaggaggTCTTA GAAATGCTGCTAATAGACAACTGGACACACGGCGATTTGCACCCCGGAAATATCATGGTCCGGTTTTACAAACCTACGACAACCGACTACTTGTCTCCTCTCTTGCACGCGTTTGGGAAGGATCCGACTCCTTCAACTGATGAATCAGTCGCCTCTCATGATAGTCTTGTGCATACGCTCGCCGCAGTTTCCAAAGATAGCGAAAAATGGTTGAACAAGCTTGATGAGCTGCATCAAGAAGGTTATGAGCCTCAATTGATTTTTATCGACGCAGGTTTGGTTACTTCTTTGGACAAAAAGAATCGTCGGAACTTTCTTGATCTCTTTCAGGCTGTCGCCGAGTTCGATGGATACAAGGCTGGCAAACTCATGATCGAACGATGCCGCACACCCGATTTTGCAATCGACGAAGAGACCTTTGCGCTCAAAATGCAGCACATCGTACTCAGCGTCAAATCCAAGACATTCTCACTCGCCAAGATCAAGATCAGTGATATCCTTACCGATGTTTTGAAGGCTGTCCGTCAGCACCACGTGAAAATGGAAGGTGACTTTGTCAACACCGTGATATCTATTCTGTTACTGGAAGGTATCGGTCGACAACTGGATCCGGACATGGACTTGTTCAAGTCGGCGCTGCCGATTTTGAGGCAATTGGGAAAGCAGATGGGCACCAGAGAAGCCATTCAGGCCACTCCAACTGGTAATATTCTCGCGATGATCAAG CTGTGGGTGTGGGTAGAAGCAAGGCAGGTGGCGGGAGAAGTTTCTACCTTGGATGAATGGATCAAG TACGACCGGCTCACGCCGTCAATCTAG
- a CDS encoding transporter, putative (Similar to TIGR gene model, INSD accession AAW40958.1): MSSEQAIITIGSLVGTRPVNRRTESSTSIEGVSSNRMTMTSSSATLCQLGDHDDKPSTPGIEHPPPIFEQTSGDSKSEQSQVPTRQSSTKHTHPHAHSHRHQGQTPPPVPAPDIVSVFDPASIGGGGPLKRIETQRSERYAEEMKEREAKEVGTDEKKSGILRRWSTVSRRRPIMIMPTHTHRHSEDEISPVEDDRNARLKRLSSSISHRTLAIAPTPGEREKYDFPNDGKDEGSCEAGNHVHEEEVEEHVYPDGGYGWVVLGACCCLAGCTMGWGMNWGVFQEYYLQSVYPNANTSILSLAGTLCAFMMNATAFISGRYGDRYGFKRVLYCSAVITWLGLFLAGWSTKLWQTILTQGILTGFGQGLSMPLFMSLPSQWFYRRRGLASGLAIGGAGLGGGTTTLICRELLTKVGYQKTLWILACINLFCMSLSTFLIRARPTSPEGKGTGKGPWIDWAVVKTSSFWSLVIGLFVSTTGYSMPFNYTAQWTRLHFPNLDPIFLALPVTLLGYTVCLGRALIGLVADLLGPMNTFILCFFFSGVIQLCLWLTASSFASLLVFAIAFGLIAPGYLGIIPQIIVQLFGPTNLATNVGILLLFNGPGNLIGGPIGGALYEASGKTSFKYMIITGGCLQIAGALTVCWARFKTSRKWLKKI; this comes from the exons ATGTCTTCTGAACAGGCAATCATTACCATTGGGTCACTTGTCGGAACAAGGCCAGTCAACAGAAGGACCGAATCTTCTACTTCAATAGAAGGGGTCTCCTCCAACCGTATGACTATGACATCTAGTAGCGCTACCCTATGCCAGTTGGGTGATCACGACGACAAGCCATCAACCCCTGGTATTGAGCATCCTCCTCCTATATTCGAACAGACATCGGGCGATAGCAAGTCAGAACAATCTCAAGTCCCTACGAGACAGTCATCCACCAAACACACCCATCCTCATGCTCATTCTCATCGGCATCAGGGTCAAACTCCTCCCCCCGTACCTGCTCCTGATATCGTCTCAGTTTTTGACCCAGCTTCAATCGGAGGTGGTGGTCCGCTCAAGAGGATCGAGACACAGCGAAGCGAGCGATATGCCGAGGAAAtgaaagaaagagaagctAAGGAGGTTGGCAcggatgagaagaagagtggaATCCTTCGAAGATGGTCTACGGTTTCCAGAAGACGACCTATTATGATTATGCCGACCCATACGCACCGACATAGTGAAGATGAGATATCTCCCGTCGAGGATGATCGGAACGCCAGACTTAAGCGACTGTCTTCCAGCATTAGCCATCGGACTCTGGCGATTGCTCCTACTCCAGGCGAAAGAGAAAAGTATGACTTTCCCAATGATGGAAAGGATGAAGGCTCTTGCGAGGCAGGAAATCATGTGcatgaggaagaggttgaagagCACGTCTACCCTGACGGAGGTTACGGTTGGGTTGTACTCGGTGCCTGTTGTTGTCTGGCAGGATGTACTATGGG GTGGGGTATGAACTGGGGTGTTTTTCAAGAG TATTACCTGCAAAGCGTCTATCCTAATGCCAACACCTCTATCCTCTCTTTAGCCGGAACTCTGTGTGCCTTT ATGATGAATGCCACGGCTTTCATTTCCGGAAGATATGGTGACCGATACGGCTTCAAG AGGGTCTTGTACTGTTCTGCCGTTATCACTTGGCTTGGTCTTTTCCTCGCAGGCTGGTCAACCAAGCTTTGGCAAACTATTCTCACCCAA GGCATTCTCACCGGGTTTGGTCAAGGCCTCTCTATGCCCCTTTTCATGTCCCTTCCTTCGCAATGGTTCTATCGCCGCCGCGGTCTTGCCAGTGGGTTGGCTATCGGGGGTGCGGGTCTGGGAGGCGGTACCACAACACTGATCTGTAGAGAACTGTTAACGAAGGTCGGCTATCAGAAAACTCTTTG GATTCTGGCATGCATTAACCTGTTCTGCATGTCCCTATCAACATTTCTAATCAGAGCGAGGCCGACCTCCCCAGAAGGCAAGGGAACCGGAAAAGGGCCTTGGATTGATTGGGCTGTGGTCAAgacttcttctttttggAGTTTGGTCATAGGTCTTTTTGTATCAACCACTGGTTATTC GATGCCTTTCAACTACACTGCACAATGGACAAGGCTTCACTTCCCTAACCTTGACCCTATTTTTCTTGCCCT GCCCGTTACACTGTTAGGCTATACTGTCTGTCTTGGCCGTGCCCTCATCGGCCTAGTGGCAGACCTCTTGGGGCCCATGAACACCTTCATTCTgtgtttctttttttctgGGGTTATCCAGTTATGTCTGTGGCTCACTGCCAGTTCATTTGCTTCCCTGTTGGTCTTCGCCATAGCCTTTGGGCTAATTGCCCCGGGATACCTTGGTATCATCCCACAAATCATTGTGCAATTGTTCGGCCCAACCAATCTGGCTACCAATGTTGG AATCTTACTGCTCTTCAACGGTCCGGGTAATTTGATTGGTGGGCCTATTGGTGGTGCGCTGTATGAGGCAAGCGGAAAGACGAGTTTCAAGTACATGATAATTACGGGTGGTTGTCTGCAGATCGCCGGCGCTCTAACTGTCTGCTGGG CGAGGTTCAAGACGAGCAGGAAATGGCTCAAGAAGATCTAA